Within the Deinococcus peraridilitoris DSM 19664 genome, the region ACGGTCAGCACCATTGGCTGCCCCTCAGCGCCGTGGATCACGTGGACGAGCACGTGCACCTGAAACTCAACCACGAGCAGCTTCACCAGCAGTGGCTGAGCCAGGACCCTCACCCGCAGCACCGCCAGTCGTAACAGCCCACGCCTGCTGCCACTTCGAATGCCGAGCCGTCCCACCAGGGGACCGCTCGGCATGTTCAGGGTGTTCTGGTGAAGGGCGTGTTCGGCGGATCGACAGGGTCCCTGGGCGGTCTCGCCTCCTTTGCCTGGCTGAGCAGGTGTTCCTCGGGTCCAGCGCCTGTTGGTTACTGATGGTGCAAGGCGCCACCGTGCGGTGTATGAATCCCTCCTGCTCCTACCTGACTTACCTCTGCGTCGCCGTTCAATTACAGTGGGCGAACAATGTACTGAGTGACGGAAGCACCAAATGAAACGCCCACCATCCTGTCAGGAGGAGCGATGAGCGACCACCCGCACGATCACGACGCTCACCCTCACAACCACGGCCCGGGAGGGCACGCTCATCGTGCCGACCAGAAACGCCTCACCGTCGCCTTGATTATCACGGCGACCTTCATGATCGCTGAAATCATCGGCGGGCTCATCTCCAACAGCCTGGCCCTGCTGTCGGACGCGGGCCACATGGCGAGCGACGTGGCCGCGCTGGCGCTCAGCCTGTTCGCGCTGTGGTTCGCTCGCAAGCCCGCCACACCCCAGCGGACGTACGGCTTTTACCGAGTGGAGATCCTCGCGGCGTTCGTGAACGCGGCAACGCTGCTG harbors:
- a CDS encoding DUF2171 domain-containing protein, whose amino-acid sequence is MTMNNAIREHMPIKCADNKDHGLVDRIDGEYIKVTRDEHGQHHWLPLSAVDHVDEHVHLKLNHEQLHQQWLSQDPHPQHRQS